The Microbacterium horticulturae genome has a window encoding:
- a CDS encoding GntR family transcriptional regulator — translation MAFAKQPLGAASVFRVARPSTVDLIAIELRTAIFSGALPVGSQIGEVEIASQLGVSRSPLREAAQRLVQEGLLTATPGRGLRVSVVGTEHLQDLYDARGAVEFEAIRIIVRDKTTLDDVEAALDELEKVSEGQDARAIGDADLAFHRRLVEAAGNQRLAQYMATLAIETRIASFSTSDEYIVRRDVSPTYRALLKALRAGDADRAIAALQTQFDEAVARLAGDLEPEKVETITEAITVPPALRPLDVTGAPE, via the coding sequence ATGGCCTTTGCGAAGCAGCCGCTCGGCGCAGCATCCGTCTTCCGTGTCGCCCGTCCCTCGACGGTCGACCTCATCGCGATCGAGCTGCGCACGGCGATCTTCTCCGGCGCACTGCCCGTGGGCAGCCAGATCGGCGAGGTGGAGATCGCGAGCCAGCTCGGCGTGAGCCGCAGCCCGCTGCGCGAGGCCGCGCAACGCCTCGTGCAGGAGGGGCTGCTGACTGCCACGCCCGGGCGCGGGCTGCGCGTGAGTGTCGTCGGCACCGAGCATCTGCAAGACCTCTACGATGCCCGCGGCGCGGTCGAGTTCGAGGCCATTCGCATCATCGTGCGCGACAAGACCACGCTCGACGACGTCGAGGCCGCGCTCGACGAGCTCGAGAAGGTCAGTGAGGGGCAGGATGCGCGAGCCATCGGCGACGCGGACCTCGCGTTCCACCGCCGCCTGGTCGAAGCCGCGGGCAATCAGCGTCTTGCGCAGTACATGGCGACGTTGGCCATCGAGACGCGCATCGCCAGCTTCTCGACGAGCGACGAGTACATCGTGCGTCGCGACGTCTCCCCCACCTATCGTGCGCTGCTGAAGGCCCTGCGCGCCGGTGATGCCGACAGGGCCATCGCCGCTTTGCAGACGCAATTCGACGAGGCTGTCGCACGCCTGGCCGGCGACCTCGAGCCCGAGAAGGTCGAGACCATCACCGAGGCGATCACGGTGCCGCCGGCACTGCGGCCGCTCGACGTCACCGGCGCGCCGGAGTAG